A single Oryza brachyantha chromosome 8, ObraRS2, whole genome shotgun sequence DNA region contains:
- the LOC102719887 gene encoding eEF1A lysine and N-terminal methyltransferase, protein MNSQIQPAGGETEGDFLSPPSNAPPPPPRRAPTTRRRTEKQKQKPFLVIQVFAMAVSPELERLQHVEPSRFVAFSFPNPLLHDASSPYGDGAGFLRVAVLDSPLRPPPAPAPRTAAMLVPAGRHRDWIFSTRAGHLHLLLSSQPQCHLSRLVLVGPELTAPSPRGVVSCAAARPDPDPAHARLLPLLLALCPRAAFGGNAIPDVPLLSFHDDLLRIAPVKVATGPVVGEMVVEDVAVDCTPHPVELRRRLRFKRTPFLVQTQVRLVRRSSPGDSCLLEALDEVAGGSLQPEVGGELVQPYLQAMASGLAVIAPSMDESFRLGDKPRCLCAGIGGGALLMSIRMGLQCDVLGIEADDVVLDVARSHFGLVEDEFLQVRVGDAIQTIQDFARKGEHDMNFRAIMVDLDSCDPICGVSAPPLEMTQESVLLAARTILHRNGALILNVIPPAADGTFYKGLIDVLRRVFSELYEISVGNGENFILVATASPVETILSDGSGSFLTELRTLSGGFLEHITRI, encoded by the coding sequence ATGAACTCACAGATTCAACCAGCCGGTGGAGAAACAGAAGGCGATTTTTTGTCGCCGCCATCaaacgcgccgccgccgccgccgcggcgagcccCGACGACTCGACGCCGGACggagaagcagaagcagaagccgTTCTTGGTCATCCAGGTCTTCGCAATGGCGGTCTCCCCGGAGCTGGAGCGCTTGCAGCACGTCGAGCCCTCCCGCTTCGTCGCCTTCTCCTTCCCCAACCCTCTCCTCCACGACGCCTCCAGCCcgtacggcgacggcgcggggttCCTCCGCGTGGCGGTTCTTGACTCCCCTCTccgtcctcctcccgccccggccccgcgcacggcggcgatgcTCGTGCCGGCGGGACGGCACCGGGACTGGATCTTCTCCACGCGCGCCGGCCACCtgcacctcctcctctcctcccagcCGCAGTgccacctgtcccgcctcGTACTCGTCGGCCCTGAGCTCACCGCGCCTTCTCCCCGGGGGGTCGTctcctgcgccgccgctcgcccggaCCCGGATCCTGCGCACGCTCGgctcctcccgctcctcctAGCTCTATGCCCCAGGGCTGCGTTTGGGGGAAATGCCATCCCCGACGTGCCGTTGCTCTCCTTCCATGATGACCTCCTCCGGATTGCTCCGGTCAAGGTTGCCACCGGCCCTGTGGTTGGTGAGATGGTTGTCGAGGATGTGGCTGTCGACTGCACACCGCATCCGGTTGAGTTGCGCCGCAGATTGCGGTTCAAGCGCACGCCTTTCCTTGTCCAAACCCAGGTGCGCCTTGTGCGGCGATCGTCTCCGGGTGATTCTTGCTTGTTGGAAGCATTGGATGAGGTTGCAGGTGGTTCATTGCAGCCTGAGGTGGGTGGAGAGCTAGTCCAGCCTTACCTACAGGCCATGGCTTCCGGTCTCGCCGTGATCGCCCCTTCCATGGATGAGAGTTTTCGGTTGGGTGACAAGCCGAGGTGTCTTTGTGCCGGCATCGGTGGCGGCGCTCTTCTAATGTCCATCAGGATGGGACTTCAGTGTGATGTACTAGGGATTGAGGCCGATGATGTTGTCCTGGATGTTGCAAGGAGCCATTTTGGACTGGTGGAGGATGAGTTCCTCCAAGTCCGTGTTGGTGATGCTATTCAAACAATCCAGGATTTTGCTCGGAAAGGGGAGCATGATATGAATTTCAGGGCAATTATGGTGGATCTTGACTCCTGTGATCCTATATGTGGAGTCAGTGCACCACCATTGGAGATGACACAGGAAAGCGTTCTTCTTGCTGCACGGACGATCCTACATCGTAATGGGGCTTTGATACTGAACGTAATCCCTCCTGCTGCAGATGGAACCTTCTATAAAGGGTTGATTGATGTTCTTCGCCGAGTTTTCTCTGAATTGTATGAAATAAGTGTTGGTAATGGCGaaaattttattctagttGCCACAGCGTCGCCAGTTGAAACTATCCTTTCTGATGGTTCAGGAAGCTTTCTGACAGAATTGAGGACATTATCTGGGGGTTTTTTGGAACACATAACGAGAATTTGA
- the LOC102719607 gene encoding auxin response factor 21 — protein sequence MAAPAASSGAEEGEGRGARVNQELWYACAGPLVSLPPQGSLVVYFPQGHSEQVAASMRRDADAQIPSYPNLPSKLICILHSVTMHADPDTDEVYAQMTLQPVSNVSQCDKETLLASELALKQTRPQTEFFCKTLTASDTSTHGGFSVPRRAAERIFPRLDFSMQPPAQELQARDLHDNAWTFRHIYRGQPKRHLLTTGWSLFVSGKRLLAGDSVLFIRDGRQQLLLGIRRANRQPTNLSSSVLSSDSMHIGVLAAAAHAAANNSQFTIYYNPRASPSEFVIPFAKYQKAVYGNQLSLGMRFRMMFETEESGTRRYMGTITGISDLDPVRWKTSHWRNLQVAWDEAAPSERRTRVSLWEVEPVIAPFFIYPSPLFTAKRPRLPGMADEGTEMDSVIKRTMPWLGEEICKKDLNIQNNAVTGLNLAQWMNMQNNSLPGSVVQPELLSPLSGKPVQNLAATDLSRQISFHTQFLQQNNIQFNTALVPQQNQQTEQLAKAIATPNQLVSVIIPQKVVQDCNSEQRQHVVTQTVQGNQPNINIPQPQLVVQAQLQQPQVILQAQLQQPQVVVQAQLQQTQPLVQSHAVLQGGLQQIQLLQQQQSHVQHQQVTQQLQQQQTQQLQPVQQVQHSVQDQQIKMQPVHVSADANINKQIADHQMKLQLLKALQPQQPLISEQQKMLLDLQQQMISSQSAPQQCVQVTTQATSLHNSDNALYPTQHKVQSHQQVQDLTGNVIPNAKPDIVTSLGASSLHAAGGLQLLKTDDVSSSSTSPSTNSNHVLLQPIQSSSKNQSLTTAGKTSQSSVVLGPTIEQDRKPYQNVEQTMMIPKMTEQRPTTGQDCIKNNPQMDYLDTSSSATSVCLSQADGSLQQNFQPLSFNPHPLLKDTVPDSVFEVTDPRNNLLFGVNIDGQLGLPLNADLLANDIETDKYMDQLPGNGISNYISSKDSQQELSSSMISHSFGVADMAFNSIDSAINETPFLNRNSQATAGPAHQRMRTYTKVHKRGAVGRSIDINRYSGYDELKHDVARMFGIEGQLGDQNRVGWKLVYEDHEKDVLLVGDDPWDDFVKCVRCIRILSPQEEMQMRLVGDFGDRFLTNQACSSSDGGHPWRITGD from the exons CATCAAAGCTGATATGCATCCTCCACAGTGTCACTATGCAT GCTGATCCTGACACAGATGAGGTTTATGCTCAAATGACTCTCCAGCCAGTTAGCAAT GTGTCACAGTGTGACAAGGAAACATTGCTAGCATCAGAGCTTGCGCTGAAACAAACCAGGCCACAAACAGAATTCTTTTGCAAAACACTGACCGCCAGTGATACAAGCACTCATGGAGGGTTCTCTGTGCCACGCCGTGCTGCGGAGAGGATTTTTCCTCGCCTT GACTTCTCCATGCAGCCTCCTGCCCAGGAACTGCAGGCTCGGGATTTGCATGATAATGCTTGGACATTTCGTCATATATACCGAG GCCAGCCTAAAAGGCATTTACTGACCACGGGCTGGAGCCTATTTGTCAGTGGAAAGAGACTACTCGCTGGTGATTCGGTCTTGTTTATTAG GGATGGAAGACAGCAACTCCTATTGGGGATCAGACGAGCGAATAGGCAACCTACAAACCTCTCATCGTCTGTCTTATCTAGTGATAGTATGCATATTGGAGTTCTTGCTGCAGCAGCCCATGCTGCAGCAAATAACAGCCAATTCACGATATACTATAACCCAAG GGCTAGTCCTTCAGAATTTGTGATTCCTTTTGCCAAATACCAGAAGGCAGTGTATGGTAACCAACTATCTCTTGGCATGCGGTTCAGAATGATGTTTGAAACTGAAGAGTCAGGAACAAGAAG GTACATGGGTACAATAACTGGTATAAGTGATTTGGATCCAGTAAGGTGGAAAACCTCTCATTGGCGCAACCTTCAG GTTGCATGGGATGAAGCGGCACCAAGTGAGAGACGCACTAGGGTTTCCCTCTGGGAGGTAGAGCCTGTCATTGCTCCATTCTTCATCTACCCCTCACCATTATTCACCGCAAAACGTCCGAGGCTACCTGGAATGGCAG ATGAAGGGACTGAAATGGACAGTGTTATTAAGAGGACCATGCCATGGCTTGGTGAGGAGATTTGCAAGAAAGATCTGAATATTCAGAACAATGCAGTGACTGGTCTAAATTTAGCTCAGTGGATGAACATGCAGAATAACTCACTTCCTGGCTCGGTTGTGCAACCAGAGTTGTTAAGCCCGTTAAGTGGAAAACCTGTACAAAATTTGGCTGCAACTGATTTATCAAGGCAAATCAGTTTCCACACCCAATTCTTGCAACAAAACAACATCCAATTTAATACTGCATTGGTACCTCAACAAAACCAACAGACAGAACAGTTAGCGAAAGCGATAGCTACACCAAACCAATTAGTAAGTGTTATAATACCGCAGAAGGTGGTTCAAGATTGCAACTCTGAACAAAGGCAGCATGTGGTTACTCAAACAGTGCAAGGCAACCAGCCAAACATAAATATTCCACAGCCTCAACTGGTTGTCCAAGCTCAGCTTCAGCAACCTCAAGTCATTCTCCAGGCACAACTGCAGCAACCTCAAGTTGTTGTCCAGGCCCAACTCCAGCAAACGCAGCCTTTGGTCCAAAGTCACGCTGTCTTACAAGGAGGTCTTCAACAAATCCAGCTTCTGCAGCAGCAACAATCACATGTGCAGCACCAGCAGGTAACGCAACAgttacagcagcagcaaacacAACAGTTACAACCTGTCCAGCAGGTTCAGCACTCAGTACAGGATCAGCAAATAAAGATGCAACCTGTTCATGTTTCCGCTGAcgcaaatataaataaacagaTAGCAGATCATCAAATGAAATTACAACTACTAAAGGCTTTACAACCGCAGCAGCCTCTGATCTCAGAGCAACAGAAGATGCTTTTGGATTTGCAACAGCAAATGATAAGTTCACAATCAGCTCCTCAGCAGTGTGTACAGGTAACCACCCAAGCTACTAGTTTACATAACAGTGACAATGCTCTGTACCCAACACAACATAAGGTTCAGTCTCACCAACAAGTTCAAGATTTAACTGGGAATGTCATTCCCAATGCAAAACCAGACATCGTTACTTCCTTGGGTGCTAGCTCTTTACATGCAGCTGGTGGACTGCAATTATTGAAGACAGATGATGTTTCATCTTCTTCAACATCACCATCCACTAATAGTAATCATGTTCTTTTGCAACCCATCCAAAGTAGCTCCAAGAACCAAAGTTTAACTACAGCAGGAAAGACATCTCAATCATCTGTTGTGTTGGGTCCTACGATTGAACAGGACAGAAAGCCATATCAAAATGTTGAGCAAACAATGATGATTCCCAAGATGACAGAGCAAAGGCCAACTACTGGACAAGACTGCATAAAGAACAACCCTCAAATGGATTACTTGGATACATCCTCTTCAGCTACCTCGGTTTGCCTTTCTCAGGCTGACGGATCATTGCAACAAAACTTTCAACCTTTATCCTTCAATCCGCACCCCCTTCTAAAAGACACAGTTCCAGATAGCGTGTTTGAGGTTACAGATCCAAGAAACAACCTTCTATTCGGGGTGAATATTGATGGTCAACTGGGCTTACCACTTAATGCAGACCTGCTTGCAAATGACATTGAAACTGATAAATACATGGATCAGCTGCCTGGAAATGGAATTTCTAATTACATTTCATCAAAGGATTCTCAACAAGAGTTATCGTCTTCAATGATTTCACATTCATTTGGAGTTGCTGACATGGCATTCAATTCTATAGATTCTGCAATCAATGAAACTCCATTCTTAAATAGAAATTCTCAGGCTACAGCAGGTCCTGCACATCAACGAATGAGAACCTACACCAAG GTACACAAACGCGGTGCGGTGGGAAGATCAATTGACATCAATCGATACTCTGGATATGATGAGCTCAAACACGACGTTGCTCGGATGTTTGGTATTGAGGGGCAACTTGGTGATCAAAATAGAGTTGGCTGGAAGCTAGTATATGAAGATCACGAGAAGGATGTTCTACTAGTTGGCGATGATCCATGGGA CGACTTTGTGAAATGCGTACGGTGTATCAGGATTCTTTCTCCACAGGAAGAAATGCAGATGAGATTAGTTGGCGACTTTGGAGACAGATTTCTAACCAATCAAGCTTGCAGCAGCTCAGATGGGGGTCATCCCTGGAGGATAACCGGCGACTAG